A part of Funiculus sociatus GB2-C1 genomic DNA contains:
- the miaA gene encoding tRNA (adenosine(37)-N6)-dimethylallyltransferase MiaA, with the protein MLIVICGATATGKSGLGLALAQRLGSAILSADSRQVYREFDIGTAKPSETDKKLVPHYLIDICDPTETLTVADYQQQAQALIACVPAPLVMVGGTGLYINSVVKGLKIPRVAPHKELRSQLSSLGQTQLYAFVQQVDPAAAKKIHPNDPVRTLRALEVYYVTGRAISEQQGENPPDYPILQIGLDCDRSDLTRRIEQRTEQMLAAGWEAEVKALCQKYSFDLPLLNTLGYREMKQYLAGEISLNEAKQLTVLHTSQFAKRQRTWFKAYPQIEWFDAESPDLLEQVWQRVQDFLKNLHSFNP; encoded by the coding sequence ATGCTCATCGTAATCTGTGGTGCAACGGCAACGGGTAAGTCTGGGCTAGGTTTGGCTTTGGCGCAGCGGCTGGGTTCGGCGATTCTCAGTGCTGATTCGCGTCAAGTGTACCGCGAATTTGATATTGGGACAGCTAAGCCAAGTGAGACGGATAAAAAGTTGGTGCCACACTACTTAATTGATATCTGCGATCCCACGGAAACGTTAACTGTGGCAGATTACCAGCAGCAGGCGCAAGCTTTGATTGCTTGTGTACCTGCTCCTTTGGTAATGGTTGGAGGTACTGGACTTTACATCAATTCTGTGGTTAAGGGGTTAAAGATTCCCAGGGTGGCACCGCATAAGGAATTGCGATCGCAACTTTCCTCTCTCGGTCAAACTCAACTTTACGCCTTTGTGCAACAAGTCGATCCAGCCGCGGCAAAGAAAATTCATCCCAACGATCCTGTGCGGACGTTACGTGCCTTAGAAGTATATTATGTGACTGGTCGTGCCATCTCCGAGCAGCAAGGAGAGAACCCACCCGATTATCCCATTTTGCAAATTGGGTTAGATTGCGATCGCTCTGATCTCACCCGCCGCATTGAACAGCGCACAGAACAAATGTTAGCGGCTGGTTGGGAAGCAGAAGTAAAAGCCTTGTGTCAAAAATACAGTTTTGATTTGCCTCTGCTGAATACGTTGGGATATCGAGAAATGAAGCAATATTTGGCTGGGGAAATTTCTTTGAATGAAGCAAAACAATTAACAGTTTTGCACACTTCCCAATTTGCTAAGCGACAGCGCACTTGGTTTAAGGCATATCCTCAGATTGAATGGTTTGATGCAGAGTCTCCCGATTTATTAGAGCAAGTATGGCAGCGAGTGCAAGATTTTCTCAAGAATCTGCATAGTTTTAATCCCTAA
- a CDS encoding alkaline phosphatase family protein, whose translation MQKTVVLNVVGLTPSLLGKHTPFLSEWAAQGQVVPIKPALPAVTCSVQATYLTGKWPNEHGIVGNGWYFRDECEIKFWRQSNKLIQAPKVWETARSLDPTFTCANLFWWYNMYSSANISVTPRPMYPADGRKIPDIYTQPAELRSHLQDRLGTFPLFEFWGPKTSIRSSQWIAESAKVVEQMYAPTLTLIYIPHLDYNLQRLGTDEQALATDLKEVDDVCKDLIQFYESRGSQVIVLSEYGITPVNKAVSLNRILRENGYLAVREELGLELLDAGASIAFAVADHQVAHIYINDKDKVSQVRNLIEEVPGVELVLGEKEKANYHLNHPRSGELVAIAAPDSWFTYYYWLDDTKAPDFARNVDIHRKPGYDPAELFIDPSIKFPQLKIAGILLKKKLGFRTLLDVISLDASLVKGSHGRLPNSPDDAPLIITNNTNLLPATLEATDIHDIILSHLQKV comes from the coding sequence GGCGGCACAAGGACAAGTGGTTCCGATTAAACCAGCATTGCCTGCTGTAACTTGTTCGGTTCAGGCGACTTACTTAACTGGAAAATGGCCTAATGAACATGGAATTGTTGGTAATGGTTGGTACTTTCGAGACGAGTGTGAAATAAAATTTTGGCGACAGTCTAACAAATTAATTCAGGCTCCGAAAGTGTGGGAAACGGCGCGATCGCTTGACCCGACATTCACCTGTGCTAATCTCTTCTGGTGGTACAACATGTACTCTTCAGCAAATATTTCGGTGACACCACGACCGATGTATCCGGCTGACGGCAGAAAAATTCCGGATATTTATACTCAACCTGCCGAGTTGCGATCGCATCTTCAAGATCGTCTCGGTACTTTTCCTTTATTCGAGTTTTGGGGCCCAAAAACGTCTATCCGTTCCAGTCAGTGGATCGCCGAGTCAGCTAAGGTTGTAGAGCAGATGTATGCTCCCACATTAACTTTAATTTATATTCCGCACTTAGATTACAACTTGCAGCGGCTGGGTACTGATGAGCAAGCGCTCGCAACTGATTTAAAAGAGGTAGACGACGTATGCAAGGACTTAATCCAGTTTTACGAATCTCGCGGATCGCAAGTAATAGTTCTTTCTGAATATGGAATAACACCCGTAAATAAAGCCGTCTCATTAAACCGAATATTGCGGGAAAATGGCTATCTTGCAGTGAGGGAAGAGTTGGGATTAGAGTTACTGGATGCAGGAGCCAGTATTGCTTTCGCCGTCGCAGATCACCAAGTGGCTCACATCTATATAAACGACAAAGACAAAGTTTCACAAGTGCGGAATTTAATCGAAGAAGTGCCAGGTGTGGAATTAGTTTTAGGCGAAAAAGAGAAGGCAAATTACCATCTAAATCATCCTCGCTCTGGTGAATTAGTAGCTATTGCTGCTCCTGATTCTTGGTTCACATACTATTACTGGTTGGACGACACCAAAGCACCAGATTTTGCCCGCAATGTAGATATTCACCGCAAGCCGGGCTACGACCCAGCGGAGTTATTTATCGACCCTTCTATTAAGTTTCCTCAGTTGAAGATAGCTGGAATATTACTTAAGAAGAAGCTGGGCTTTCGCACTTTGTTAGATGTCATTTCCTTAGATGCTTCATTAGTGAAAGGTTCTCATGGGCGACTTCCTAATTCTCCTGACGATGCGCCATTAATTATTACTAATAATACCAATCTGCTGCCAGCTACCCTAGAGGCGACAGACATCCACGATATCATCTTATCCCACTTACAAAAGGTATAG